The Polyangium mundeleinium genome contains the following window.
GCCGACGTCACACGCCTTGCGGATCGCGAGCACGCTGGCGAGGTAGTTGCCAACCTTGGCGCCGTGCGCGGCGTCGCAGGCGCGCTCGGTGCGATGCGTGATGACGGAGACGCCGTCGCGGTACATCACCGCCGGGAGGAGCTTCAGCGGTTCGACGAGGATCACGCGCAGCGGATGCGTCGCGAGGCGCGGATCGAGGCCAAGCGGACCGGAGCCACGTGTCAGCGTGGCGCGCACGTAACTCTCGGGGTTCGCCGCGGCTGCGAGGGCACGCTCGATCTCGGCGGCAAACGCGGTCGGATCGATCGGCATGGGGATCGCGACCTGCGCGGCCGATCGTTCGAGGCGCTGCACGTGTTCGTCGAGCGCGAAGGGGCGGCCGCCGTAGGTGCGGATGGTCTCGAAGACGCTGTCGCCGTAGAGGAAGCCGCGGTCGTAGACCGAGACCTTGGCGTCCTCGGGCGCGTGGATGACTCCGTCGATGCAGGCGATGCGGCTCATGGTCGTCGCCCGAGAGCGTGTCACGGATCGGCGCCGAGCGCGCGCAGGGCGGTCTCGCGAGACGCGTCGATCGCGCGCGCGAGGGTGGTTCCGTCGAGGCCGCGTGGATCGAGCGGCGCGCCGAGCGCGACGGCGACACGCGAGAAGGGGCGGGGGATCTCGAACTTGTCCCACGTGCGCGCGAGGACCCACGCGGAGGAGCAAGCCGAGGCAAGCGGCACGACGAGGCCGCCGGCGAGGCGGGCCGCGAGGATCGCGCCGACGCGATCGCCATCGCCGCGCACGACGCCACGCGGGCCGCGTGGGCCGTCGACGGCGAAGGCCGCGTCATGACCGTGTCGCATGCGGCGAACGATGCCCTTGAGGCCCATGGCGCCGCCGCGGGTGGACGAACCTCGCTCGACGACGAGCCCGAGCGATCCGAGCGCGCCGGTCTGGATCTCGCCGTCGTCGGAGAGGCTGACGAGCACGGCGGTGCGGCGTCGCTTGCGCCAGCGATGCAGCGCGAACTGCTGGCCGTGCCAGAAGGAGAGCACCCAGGGGGTGCCGTCGGTTCCGTCGAGATCGGGGTGGGTGACGAGGGAGAAGCGGACAGAGCGGAGGAAGGCGCGAGCGACGAGCCCTGCTGCGTAGCCGAGGGCTCGTCGCCGTGCGTGCGTCACTTCTTCAGCTTGGCGAGCAGCTCCTTCGCGGGCGCGAAGTTCTTGTCGGCGTCGATCGCGCGATCGAGCTGCTGGATCGCCTTCTTGTCATCGCCCTGCGCGTGGAGGATCCGGCCGATGTAGTAGAAGGCCGCGGCCTTCGAGATCGGCGAATTCTCGTCGAGCTTCTGCAGGAGCAGGGCGCGGAAGGTCTTCTGCGCGCGCTCGAAGTGCGCGTCGCGCGCCGCCTTCTCCTCCGTGGCCTCGCCGAGCTCCATCGAGAGCACGCCGAGGTCGCGCAGGATCGCGATCGAGCCCGGATCGATCTTGAACGCGATGTCGAGATCCGTGAGCGCCTTCTCCTTGTCGCCTTCGGCGAGGTACGCCTTGGCGAGCCGGTGATGGATCGTCGCAAGCTCCTTCGAGCGACGGCCGCCGTACGACTCCACGATCTTCTGCAGCACCTCCGCGGCCTGCTTGCCGCGGCCCGAGGCGCTGTAGGCGTCGCAGAGCGCGAGGAGCAGCTCGCGATCGCCGGGGGCGAGCTCCGAGGCCTTCACGAGCAGGTCCGCCGCGGCGCCCGGATCGTTCCGCTTGCCGAGGTGGATGTCCGCGGCCTTGCGGTAGAGCTGCACCTTCTGGCCCGGCTCGGTCGCGGCGTCGGCGTCGCCCTTCACGAGGTCGGCGAGCTCGGCCCACGCCTGCTGCTTCTCGTAGAGCGCGTGCAGCTTCTTGCGGATGTCCGCGGCGCGCTCGTCG
Protein-coding sequences here:
- a CDS encoding aminotransferase class IV yields the protein MSRIACIDGVIHAPEDAKVSVYDRGFLYGDSVFETIRTYGGRPFALDEHVQRLERSAAQVAIPMPIDPTAFAAEIERALAAAANPESYVRATLTRGSGPLGLDPRLATHPLRVILVEPLKLLPAVMYRDGVSVITHRTERACDAAHGAKVGNYLASVLAIRKACDVGAHEALIINTAGQIVEGTTSNVFVVQGRTLITPPEEAGILAGITRAHLLAIAGEAGLAVALRPLVPEDVRTADEVFLSSSLREILPVVAADDAPIGSGKPGAHTRALHLAFRRHVGMGDAKAPWEG
- a CDS encoding lysophospholipid acyltransferase family protein; this encodes MTHARRRALGYAAGLVARAFLRSVRFSLVTHPDLDGTDGTPWVLSFWHGQQFALHRWRKRRRTAVLVSLSDDGEIQTGALGSLGLVVERGSSTRGGAMGLKGIVRRMRHGHDAAFAVDGPRGPRGVVRGDGDRVGAILAARLAGGLVVPLASACSSAWVLARTWDKFEIPRPFSRVAVALGAPLDPRGLDGTTLARAIDASRETALRALGADP